In Streptomyces capitiformicae, one genomic interval encodes:
- a CDS encoding carbohydrate ABC transporter permease, with protein sequence MTVTVERGRGQGRGRGGRTVTKSRPGRPRPRDSYALFLLPGVLAFLAVIVVPFLMNTGVSFTEWQGVGTPEWSGLANYRELMDDADFWASFRHSLFMVVAMAAVPTAVGLVLAAALFDHIAKHHGSKVVAVLRACFYLPQVLPIAVAGIVWSWILAPENGSLNELLDAVGLGSWQQDWLGDPDLALWSVMGVMVWVQLGFPLVVFMAGLGRVDPQLYEAAELDGAGWWRRFWHITLPQIRPEIHVVLLWCTIAALKVFGAVYVLTKGGPGGATDVPSYFSFTTFFEKTQVGYGAAISTVLTVIILALALIGLGLQTRAEDAEEGLRT encoded by the coding sequence GTGACGGTGACCGTCGAGCGGGGCCGGGGCCAAGGGCGGGGCCGGGGAGGGCGGACCGTCACCAAGAGCCGCCCCGGCCGCCCGCGTCCCCGCGACTCCTACGCCCTGTTCCTCCTCCCCGGCGTCCTCGCCTTCCTCGCCGTGATCGTCGTGCCGTTCCTGATGAACACAGGGGTGAGCTTCACCGAATGGCAGGGCGTGGGGACGCCGGAGTGGTCGGGCCTCGCCAACTACCGGGAGCTGATGGACGACGCCGACTTCTGGGCGTCGTTCCGGCACAGTCTGTTCATGGTGGTCGCCATGGCCGCCGTACCGACCGCGGTCGGGCTCGTCCTCGCCGCCGCCCTGTTCGACCACATCGCCAAGCACCACGGCTCGAAGGTCGTCGCCGTCCTGCGCGCCTGCTTCTACCTCCCGCAGGTGCTGCCGATCGCGGTCGCCGGCATCGTGTGGAGCTGGATCCTCGCCCCCGAGAACGGCTCCCTCAACGAACTCCTCGACGCCGTCGGCCTCGGCTCCTGGCAGCAGGACTGGCTCGGCGACCCGGACCTCGCCCTGTGGTCCGTCATGGGCGTCATGGTGTGGGTGCAGCTCGGCTTCCCGCTGGTCGTCTTCATGGCGGGGCTCGGGCGCGTCGACCCCCAGCTGTACGAGGCCGCCGAACTGGACGGCGCCGGCTGGTGGCGCCGCTTCTGGCACATCACGCTGCCGCAGATCCGCCCGGAGATCCATGTCGTCCTGCTGTGGTGCACGATCGCCGCGCTCAAGGTGTTCGGCGCGGTGTACGTCCTGACCAAGGGCGGCCCCGGCGGTGCCACCGACGTGCCGTCGTACTTCTCCTTCACCACGTTCTTCGAGAAGACCCAGGTCGGTTACGGCGCCGCGATCTCCACCGTCCTGACCGTCATCATCCTCGCCCTGGCCCTGATCGGCCTGGGGCTCCAGACCCGCGCCGAGGACGCCGAGGAGGGGCTCCGCACATGA
- a CDS encoding MFS transporter, producing the protein MPISPHERAHKPLLTVTADQLVAADFSPRRPKGRGELRDKPHTTRTRQRTQPPAPSRAPYSHLFGLPGTRRFAAGGILARLPMGMFSVSAILMIAARHDYALAGAVVATGLAATALVAPCTARLVDRHGQARIAVPATAIALLGSLALIACVHWNAPTWTLFASYAATATAPNTGGMSRARWAHLLKDDPAALHTANSFEQAADELCFMLGPVLAAFLCTTLFPEAGTLTGGLVCMTGVLIFAAQRATEPPPTGRTTARSPIRTPGFPSLLAVFLAMGAVFGSLEVVTIAYADARDNPPAAGVILGLQAAGSCVAGLAFGALRVKGSADRRFLHCLTAMTALMALPWLTASTLGSLLALAPALLLAGMATAPTMVTAMTIVQRRTPEGQLNEGMTLAVTGLLGGIAAGSALGGWMVEHGPGPDTAGFGVPVLAAGTALLLALFGRSHRMSSRTSSRTSSRASGTAGSRTTDLPAPH; encoded by the coding sequence ATGCCGATATCGCCCCACGAAAGGGCCCACAAGCCCCTGCTCACGGTCACCGCCGACCAACTCGTGGCGGCCGACTTCAGCCCTCGCCGACCCAAGGGGCGCGGGGAACTGCGCGACAAGCCACACACAACCCGCACCCGCCAACGCACCCAACCCCCCGCCCCCTCCCGCGCCCCCTACAGCCACCTGTTCGGCCTCCCCGGAACGCGCCGCTTCGCCGCGGGCGGCATCCTCGCCCGCCTCCCCATGGGCATGTTCAGCGTCAGCGCCATCCTCATGATCGCCGCCCGCCACGACTACGCCCTCGCCGGCGCCGTCGTGGCGACCGGCCTCGCCGCAACCGCCCTGGTCGCCCCCTGCACCGCCCGCCTGGTCGACCGCCACGGCCAGGCCAGGATCGCGGTCCCGGCAACCGCAATCGCCCTCCTCGGCAGCCTCGCCCTCATCGCCTGCGTCCACTGGAACGCCCCCACCTGGACCCTGTTCGCCTCCTACGCGGCGACCGCCACCGCCCCCAACACCGGCGGCATGTCCCGCGCCCGCTGGGCCCACCTGCTGAAGGACGACCCGGCCGCCCTCCACACCGCGAACTCCTTCGAACAGGCGGCGGACGAACTCTGCTTCATGCTGGGTCCGGTGCTGGCGGCCTTCCTCTGCACCACCCTCTTCCCGGAGGCCGGCACCCTGACAGGCGGCCTGGTCTGCATGACCGGCGTCCTGATCTTCGCCGCCCAGCGCGCGACCGAGCCGCCCCCCACCGGCCGTACGACCGCGAGGTCCCCGATCCGCACCCCCGGCTTCCCCTCCCTCCTGGCCGTCTTCCTCGCCATGGGCGCGGTGTTCGGCTCCCTGGAGGTCGTGACGATCGCCTACGCGGACGCCCGGGACAACCCCCCGGCGGCGGGAGTGATCCTCGGCCTGCAGGCGGCGGGGTCATGCGTGGCGGGCCTGGCGTTCGGGGCGCTGAGAGTGAAGGGCTCGGCAGACCGCCGTTTCCTCCACTGCCTCACCGCGATGACGGCCCTGATGGCCCTGCCCTGGCTCACGGCGTCCACCCTCGGCTCCCTCCTCGCCCTGGCCCCCGCCCTCCTCCTCGCCGGCATGGCCACCGCCCCCACCATGGTCACCGCGATGACGATCGTCCAGCGGCGCACCCCCGAGGGCCAGTTGAACGAGGGCATGACCCTCGCCGTCACCGGATTGCTCGGCGGAATCGCGGCCGGATCGGCACTCGGCGGCTGGATGGTGGAACACGGGCCGGGACCGGACACCGCCGGATTCGGCGTACCGGTACTGGCCGCCGGGACGGCCCTGCTGCTCGCCCTGTTCGGCCGCTCGCACAGGATGAGTAGCAGAACGAGCAGCAGAACGAGCAGCAGGGCGAGCGGCACGGCGGGCAGCAGGACCACCGATTTGCCCGCGCCCCATTGA
- a CDS encoding ABC transporter substrate-binding protein, giving the protein MLTARRRATAVAAVALSGALLLTSCGDSDSGSSDAKTLRLWHYEGPDSAMGVAWAEAIKEFERTHPGIKVEFEEKGFEQIQKTAPMVLNSSDAPDLMEYNKGNATAGLLSKQGLLTDLTGEATKRGWDKKLSAGVRTTSQYDANGVMGSGNWYGVPNYAEYTMVFYNKDLFEKHGIAEPTTLAELTAAMDKFVDAGITPLANAGAEYMAQQYLYQLALSKADRAWVDSYELYKGKSDFHDAAWTYGAETFADWVEKGYISEKSSGTKAEDAGVSFIQGKAPILFSGSWWYGRFKAENKFDWGTFLWPDTNLTLGSGGNLWVVPKGAKNKELAYDFIDITMSEKIQNLLGDKGGVPVAADPAAITDPQAKDLIADFNALSDKDGLAFYPDWPVPGFYDVLVSETQKLITGSAEPDAYLDAIGEAYEKDVPEH; this is encoded by the coding sequence ATGTTGACGGCACGAAGGCGTGCGACGGCGGTCGCCGCGGTGGCTCTGAGCGGAGCCCTGCTGCTGACCTCCTGCGGTGACTCGGACAGCGGGTCCTCCGACGCCAAGACCCTACGCCTCTGGCACTACGAGGGCCCCGACAGCGCGATGGGCGTGGCCTGGGCGGAGGCCATCAAGGAGTTCGAGAGGACGCATCCCGGCATCAAGGTCGAGTTCGAGGAGAAAGGTTTCGAGCAGATCCAGAAGACCGCCCCGATGGTCCTCAACTCCTCCGACGCGCCCGACCTGATGGAGTACAACAAGGGCAACGCCACCGCCGGACTGCTCTCCAAGCAGGGTCTCCTCACCGACCTCACCGGCGAGGCCACGAAGCGCGGCTGGGACAAGAAGCTCAGCGCGGGCGTCAGAACCACCAGCCAGTACGACGCGAACGGCGTGATGGGCTCCGGCAACTGGTACGGCGTGCCGAACTACGCCGAGTACACGATGGTCTTCTACAACAAGGACCTCTTCGAGAAGCACGGCATCGCCGAGCCGACCACCCTCGCCGAACTCACCGCCGCCATGGACAAGTTCGTGGACGCGGGCATCACCCCACTCGCCAACGCGGGCGCCGAGTACATGGCCCAGCAGTACCTGTACCAGCTGGCGCTGAGCAAGGCGGACCGCGCCTGGGTGGACTCGTACGAGCTGTACAAGGGTAAGTCGGACTTCCATGACGCGGCCTGGACGTACGGGGCGGAGACCTTCGCCGACTGGGTGGAGAAGGGGTACATCAGCGAGAAGTCCAGCGGCACGAAGGCCGAGGACGCGGGCGTGTCGTTCATCCAGGGCAAGGCGCCGATCCTGTTCTCGGGGAGCTGGTGGTACGGCCGCTTCAAGGCGGAGAACAAGTTCGACTGGGGCACCTTCCTGTGGCCCGACACGAACCTCACCCTCGGCTCCGGCGGCAACCTCTGGGTCGTCCCCAAGGGCGCCAAGAACAAGGAACTGGCGTACGACTTCATCGACATCACCATGTCGGAGAAGATCCAGAACCTGCTCGGCGACAAGGGCGGTGTCCCGGTGGCCGCCGACCCGGCCGCCATCACCGACCCGCAGGCCAAGGACCTCATCGCGGACTTCAACGCCCTCTCCGACAAGGACGGCCTGGCCTTCTACCCCGACTGGCCCGTCCCCGGCTTCTACGACGTCCTCGTCTCCGAGACCCAGAAACTGATCACCGGCAGCGCGGAGCCGGACGCCTACCTGGACGCGATCGGTGAGGCGTACGAGAAGGACGTACCGGAGCATTGA